GCAGGTGGAAACTACCAGCGCAACTCTGGAAATGGCTATTATGGCGCCTATCAATTCTCGGCTGCCACTTGGAATCGTTGGGATACTGGCTATGCCAGGGCCGATTTAGCCCCAGCATCTGTTCAAGACGAAACAGTTCTCAAGAACGCCAAAGCCAGCAAAGGGGGCTTCTGGAGCCAACATCCAGGTTGTTCTAGTAAGCTATCGCTACCCAAGTTCCCCTATTAAGTAATTATTAGCTAGGTCGCCCGGGCTAAAGCACTGCTAATATCAATTAAGACACTAGTATTATGAGGAATTTTAAACCATGAAAGCTAAAAAAAGTTTCGGCCAGAATTGGCTAAGAGACGAATATGTTTTAGATAAGATTGTAGACTCTGCAAACCTAAAATCTAGCGATTCAGTATTAGAAGTTGGCCCCGGCCTCGGAACCCTGACCCAAAAGCTGGTTAGTTCAGGGGTGGATATATGGGCCGTAGAAGCCGATCAAGACTTAATACCTGGGCTCAAAAAAAGATTCAAAAATGCTAAGAACTTGAAGATAATCCCAGAAGACATACTTAAGTTCGACATGGGCAAAATGCCCGAGGGGTATAAGGTGGTGGCAAATATACCATATTACCTTACATCAAATCTAATCAGGACTTTATTGGAAGCAAGTAATAAGCCGACCTTGATGGTTATGTTGGTTCAAAAGGAGGTAGCAGAGCGAATTTTGGCCAAGCCTGGGTCGATGTCTGTACTGGCATTTTCAGTTCTGTATTATGCTAGGCCGGAGTTTGTAATGGAGGTGGGGCGAGAGCTTTTTGATCCAATACCTAGAGTTGATTCCGCCATAATCAAAATAAGCTGCTTAAATCAACAGCTATTTGATGCTGATACGCAAAAACTATTCAGGCTGGTGAAATCAGGATTTGGGGAAAAACGCAAAATGCTTCGTAATAGTCTTTCAGGAGGGCTTGGCGTGGAGACAGCAGATATCGAGAGAATCCTTACAGAATCCAAGATCAGTCTAACCTCTAGGGCTCAGGAACTAAGTATGTCTGACTGGCACAACCTCTACCGCGCCTCGATTGCTAGTAATCTTATTTGATAGCTATCTTCATCTAAAAAAATAACCACTTATGCTAAAATAAAGCA
This sequence is a window from Patescibacteria group bacterium. Protein-coding genes within it:
- the rsmA gene encoding 16S rRNA (adenine(1518)-N(6)/adenine(1519)-N(6))-dimethyltransferase RsmA, which encodes MKAKKSFGQNWLRDEYVLDKIVDSANLKSSDSVLEVGPGLGTLTQKLVSSGVDIWAVEADQDLIPGLKKRFKNAKNLKIIPEDILKFDMGKMPEGYKVVANIPYYLTSNLIRTLLEASNKPTLMVMLVQKEVAERILAKPGSMSVLAFSVLYYARPEFVMEVGRELFDPIPRVDSAIIKISCLNQQLFDADTQKLFRLVKSGFGEKRKMLRNSLSGGLGVETADIERILTESKISLTSRAQELSMSDWHNLYRASIASNLI